Below is a genomic region from Syngnathus typhle isolate RoL2023-S1 ecotype Sweden linkage group LG3, RoL_Styp_1.0, whole genome shotgun sequence.
CATCTATTCTCAATTTTTTCCTCAGGGAGGTCAGTTACAGTCTTGCTTCTTAAAATACAACTGCCGTCTTCACCAAACTCCAAATTTAAAGACCGTAATTACGAAGATGTGCAAAGAAAAGAACCAGACAGGcaccacaaaaacaaacaaaccgcaAGAGTATGCATAAAAGTCCGAGTCCGTTGTCATTTTCAGCGTGGGAATTTGGACATTCTACAtgagtgagattttttttttctacttttaaaAGTGGGTTTTTCAGCTGAATACCAAATGCGACAACATCGACAGTTATGTGCTTACACAGACTACTATTTGGAACTGTTCACAATTCCTTCCACCTTGTGTTAGGTTTTAGTTCCAGCTGAGGAAAAACAACCTTGAGGCATGATGATGCTGCTTCCACCACCGCTATAATTTACTGTTGGTGGTATTATGTTGTTTTAGTGATTAGCAATTTGTACCAAACATGCCTTTAGGTTTAGGATGATACAAATTCATAATGACGCTTAGCTTCATCTTGTCAAGGTatacaaaataatataaaaccACAATATAGTAATAAAACCAGTACTATCACAATAAAACATCAACTCTTTTTTTTACATGGCTGTCACTTTGACCCACCGCCAAACCGTCCACAGATTGGAACAGTAACATAACATTGATTAGTGGTGTAAGTTTGATCCGTTATTAACGCAATTATTCCAAATCCCTTTTAtagccattcatttttttaattgcgtTATTAAGGCGCATTTTGGCCTAATAAAATGTCTACTCTTTTCATGTACTGAAAAACCACTACACCACACCGGATCTTGTGAGACTGCAAATAAAGATCAAGCACGCTACACTGGTGACACTAGTCTGGGTTTGTTAAGCAGAGATTTTTAGAAAGCATCATGGTGAGTTGTCTGTTTATTCTTTGGTGAGAAATCAGAAACAGGGTTAATTTGGTGAATCAAGACCATTATATTGCGGCTAAGTTCAAAACAAACTTTAAAAATGGTTTGTTGCACTTTAGGCTGAATCCTTGTTTACATTTCATatgcatttttttatattggcCAAATTCTTAGAATGGACTGTTAAGGGTATATTTGCGTGACTTTTAATAAATTGAATCCAATTCAATCAAAAAAAATGTGTCGcgattaaatattttaattgacAGCACTATTGATGCTAGTGCTAACAAAACAGGAGGAGTGTCTTGCCTGGTCCACTGTTAATACAATGGGTGTGTAACATGGGATAACTCAATGTACAAAGtgttcatattgtgtttcttttgcaGATACAAGTATGTATGCACATTTCCTGTTTGTGGCTTTCGACACTCACAACAGTGGATCTGTCAACTTTGAGGTGAAACACGCAACTAATAGCGACTGCTGTGTGTCATAAACTTTAAACACATCTTGCTTAGGTTCTATGCAGGATGTGATTTAGAAGAGAAACACAAGTTTAATTTGggtttaatgtttaacagccttcactttttttttttttttactgggacATAGGACTTTGTCCTAAGTCTGTCCATCATCCTCAGAGGCTCCATCACAGAAAAACTCAACTGGACCTTCAACCTGTACGACCTCAACAAAGATGGCTGCATCACTCGAGAGGTACCACCaccgtctcccccccccccccctcttttctaTTAGTATTTCTTGCTAACAGCTTGTGGCAATGACTTGTTTTGGTCAGGAGATGACAGATATCATTCAATCCATTTATGACATGATGGGCACGTATACGTATCCCTGCATGAGGGACAGCGCTCCCAGGGACCATGTGGAACAATTCTTCCAGGTTggataacaaaaacaacaaacatagGGAAGCGCAATGGCATAGTTCAAAGGTCACCATTGTATATGCAAATCCATTGTTTAGTAACCAGGAAGTGTCAGTTGCAAACTGCTGCACGTGAATATAGATTAGCACTGATTGTGTGTCATGTTGTAGAAAATGGACAAGAACAAGGACGGCGTCGTCACCATTGAGGAATTCCTGGAAACATGCCAAAAGGTGAATTTTCATTCTAAATCTAATTTACAACATGAGTCAACAACAATAACAGCTTATAGCCTGTTTCTCTTCTCCAGGATGAGAACATCATGCAGTCCATGCACATGTTCGATAACGTCATCTAAAGGTGGAGTCGAATGTTCCTACAATTGGAGCTCCTCCTCAGCGCTGcagtatgtgcgtgcgtgcgtgcatgtgtgtgtacttgGTGGACTCAAACACGTCACCTCAGAGTGACAAAATCGCTTCGGTTTGATTCAAAATAGAAGTGGGATCTGTTCTCTGGTAGAATGGTTAGCATGCCTGCCCCATAGTTCACGGTTTGAATTTGACCttcctgtgtggcgtttgcatgttctctccatGCTTGGGTGTCTTTTCTCCAACTGCTGATAGATAAAgactaaattgtccataggtgtaaATGCCAGTACAAAAATTAATTTGTCTTCAAGGTATGCTGTGATGATTCGGTGGCTAGTCCGTGGAGTACTGGCACTTATCGATTTTAAAATGTTGGCAAATATATTCTGACATAAACTCTTCATGGGGTTGACCTCTTCTTTAATTCTCCTCAGAACAGATATTTACCCTGACACGTATGATACACACAGGACAGACGTGAGGCTGTAAAATAAGTAATGGCTGTGAAATGCAATAACGTGGACATGATGTAAAGTCACTTTGATGGATATTGTGATATTTACTATGAGCGTATTGTGTCTGCATGACGTGTGCAGTCACATAAGCGTGTTGAAATAGTTTTGATAGGAATGTGATGATGATGGATGACAATAAAACCTCACAGTTATGATCTAACAACCACTCTTTGGTTCTTTAGTATTAGCCAAGTTTATTACATAAGACTTTGACCAGGCCGTCCGGTGAAGTGTTTGCGTATTCATCCCGTGTACTCTGCGTCAGATGTATTGAACACAATAAATTATCgttaggtgtgaatgtgaggtCTATGCATGTGTAGTCCTTAACTGAGCTTAGCTGCTGTTCTTTAGAGTCTTAAAATTTAGACAGCAAACTACTGTAGTTGAAAGTAAATCAACAAAGCAGTACTactttagattaaaaaaaattttattcACTGCAACAatcaatttaaaatatatttagttTCCATATTAACCAGATAAACAATGAGGGTCTTTGTGATGAGCTTTAGTGTGTCAGATGCCTCATTTGTCAACTATTGTTTTTACAATTTACAACTAACAAAATGAATGTATTTTATGTTGTCAAATTCCTGCACTCGTGGATCCAACAAGGTGAACTCATAGTGCTTGACAGATAATTAGTACATCATTGTGAATGAAAAAGCTCGAGCTCAAACTGAACCAGGCAATTCAGTTCTTCCCACctcaaaagaaaaccaaaacattagaCGGGTAGATTTAATATAacctttaattttatttaacaaaatttCAGTAAAAACTCTGAGTTAAGTACAAATTTCCCTGTCAGTAGTGTTTCTCCAGCTGGCATCCCGACTATATTAAATccacaaaaaagaaatcagtcGATCTGTTGAACCAACGCGTCAATCAGAGTTTTGACATCAAATCATGACTAGTTACACACACAAGCTTTTCTTTTTGGTTAAAACTGACATGTGTTATTATTCTGACTAAGCGATCCTTTCCCCctaaaatataaaagaaaataatgtgaGAAACAATTGATAAAAAGCCTCATCTCGTTTCGCAACATttgctcctctctctctctccttttgtTCTCTGCATATGTGGCAAACTCAAAGCAACCTGTATGTTACCTTGAAGTTAAAGCGGGAGAAAGTTGACGCTATATTGTCACAACATTTAAAGGCATTATAAAGAAAGAGGAGCAGGTTTACACAGTTCCACCTGCGGCAGTGTTGTCAACTAGTTCTCTttttaagaagaagaaaaaaaaaaagcaatctatGTGACCttcacaaaatgaaataaatctcTTTGGCATAGATTACCCACCCGAAAGCAGAAACACAGACACGCTCCAAAACACACAATCttagaacttttttttcaagCGTGAGTAAATGATCCTCAGCAATGTTAGGATATAAAACATATGCAAGCCCTGTTAAGATTAGGAGTCCCATACTCGATGATATTACATATAAAAGGAATCAAGAGCTTTGTTCCAATTCTAGCCCAGACGCCCAATTTTCTGGAAGTTTTTCCTCTCTTGGATCTGtggaaaggaaagaaagaaacaactgTAGAAAATATTTTGGGAGGTCATTTAAGAGAAACATTCTCAGTCACACTTTGCGATATTGCACTTCTTGTGAAGTGTATTTTGGAATTAAAATGGCAAAAATAATACAGTGAAAGAAAATATTAATGATTGGATGGCTTTAATccgaaaaacaaaatgtgttgcTATGACAACGGTGTAAATTCCTGAGCCCCCTTGCTGTAAAAATCAGTATCAAAAGGTTTAAGTATTGTACTTTTGTAAACTTTCAATGCTATGAGGGATTTTTTTGAAAGAGATTATTTTCATGCTGTTTAATTCCCCGTGCTGTTAAATGCAGAGTTGATTTATTATCAAACTGATAGGCTCACTACACGTGTGCTGTTATATAATGCCAATTACATTTATGGCATACGGTCCAGCGACATTCATGTTTCCGGGGGAGTGCCGACCTTTAGTAAGGCTCAAACTGCTGTTGTCTGTCGTAAACCATGTTGGTGCCGTAATCGTCATGCATCATGGTTCCGTCCACTGCGTCCATGGGAATGTCACCGCCGTAGCCGCCAAAGTTTTGAAAAGGAACATCCATCTCTGCAAAGACATGAGCACATTTTCCATCTTGATATTGACaccagctgctgctgttgtttttaagagtgtggaaggggaaaaaaaaactttctgatGTGCGGTTGCAGAGGGAAAAGAGAGTATGGAAAGCTGTTTGAGTATTCATTTGACATCCTGGAATAGGTTATGGGCCACATACTAGTCCGCGCTTTGTgctcacaagtgagacagaaaaggGAAACACAGAGTGACCTTCTGACTCATCATATGCATTTAATTAATGACTGTGTGTTTACTGGAAGATGGTCTCTTGTGTGACCGTATGTTGAAGACGATGATATCACAGTGTATGTGTGGGCTGCTCTTGAGGTTAATACTGAGTAAAATGCTGCGCATGCACATTCCTGTCCTATGTACTCACCCTCTTGGTAGGATGCTTCCATGGTGACACTGTTGTGGGCCTGCAAGAAGGTCAGATAAAGCATGGTAGGTAAGATAATTCAACAAGACACCACTGCTgctggaggtggtggtggttggAGCTGGAAACTCACCATCTCCCAGGCGGCAGGGTCGTTCTTGAACATGGAGTGTGTGAGTTCTCTGGAAACTCTCTTCTTGTGCTCGGCGCTCTTATCCTCGGAGATGCGGAAGAGGACGGCAGCGGCGTATGTGGCTGGTGAGGAAATCAAATAGTGGAAGGTTCACAGTCACTGTCTTGTCTTGGTGACTTTTGGGGAGACAACTTTTTTCGCCAGTGATTGGTTTCAAGCTTTTTTCATGTTTCTAAAATAGTTGCAATGTAGTTCTGTTCCTACAGTGGTGACAAAACCCAAATTTGTATGGAATCAAAATGGGCTGGActcacttaacacaaaaatgcaTGTGTCACTTTTACAGTTACTATATCATTCCACTGTCAATCCTGGAAACAAAAGTGTTGTAGTTGGAAAACAATAAACACCACATGAAGTGACGTTAAATGTTAAGCGTCCTACCGATGCCCTCGTTGTCTGAGTGGAGCAGCTCCATCAGGGGGGCAGACGCTCCCTCGCCATCAATGGCCTCTGCGGATTGTTTGTCCAGAGCCAGCTCGCACAGAACGCCCGCTGCCACACGCTTTACATTGTCTACTGGTGAGTAGAGAAGCTGGCGAGGGGGAGGAGATTTTAGAATAACAAATAAGGCACTGGAAAAAAGAAGTGTtggacttctgctacctgaacAAAAAGAGGAATGGTCTGCATGTTGGCAATCTCTGCTCTGTTGACAGGATCTCTGGCCAGAATGTGAAGCGCTCCTGTACAGCCCTCCACTATCTCTTCCATCCTCACTCCATCCTGACAACACACGTGACAAGAGGTTCACATATTTGTCCAAATATTTAT
It encodes:
- the LOC133151186 gene encoding LOW QUALITY PROTEIN: Kv channel-interacting protein 2-like (The sequence of the model RefSeq protein was modified relative to this genomic sequence to represent the inferred CDS: substituted 2 bases at 2 genomic stop codons); protein product: MKSRSQDHSLSESTELDRSYDPLTGNPPYKATKRTIKQRFLKLLPCYHSGSSSSLNQSKCPSTSSXSYNPYSLLXRCVLCLSACADSVSDDADLLAVRYRPEGLEHLMGQTSFSKKELQVLYRGFKNECPSGAVNEETFKSIYSQFFPQGDTSMYAHFLFVAFDTHNSGSVNFEDFVLSLSIILRGSITEKLNWTFNLYDLNKDGCITREEMTDIIQSIYDMMGTYTYPCMRDSAPRDHVEQFFQKMDKNKDGVVTIEEFLETCQKDENIMQSMHMFDNVI